In Spirochaeta thermophila DSM 6578, the following proteins share a genomic window:
- a CDS encoding peroxiredoxin: MYQQETGRFPLIGEAFPEMEVQTTHGPKRLPSDYKGKWVVLFSHPADFTPVCTTEFVAFAKRYDQFKELNAELVGLSIDQVFSHIKWVEWIEEKLGVQIPFPIIADGQGRVAQRLGMLHPGAGSNTVRAVFLIDPEGTVRLVLYYPPEVGRNIDEVVRVIRAFQLSDKLKVAVPANWPNNELIGDKVIVPPPTSQKEAKDRLKKYEGYDWWFCYRDA, translated from the coding sequence ATGTATCAACAGGAAACAGGACGATTCCCTTTGATCGGTGAGGCGTTTCCGGAGATGGAGGTCCAGACCACCCACGGGCCGAAGCGTCTCCCCTCCGATTACAAGGGGAAGTGGGTGGTCCTCTTCAGTCATCCGGCGGATTTCACGCCGGTGTGCACCACCGAGTTCGTGGCGTTCGCCAAGCGCTACGACCAGTTCAAGGAGCTCAACGCCGAGCTCGTGGGCCTCTCCATCGATCAGGTCTTCAGCCACATCAAGTGGGTGGAGTGGATAGAGGAGAAATTGGGCGTCCAGATCCCCTTCCCCATCATCGCCGACGGCCAGGGGAGGGTGGCGCAGCGACTCGGCATGCTCCACCCCGGGGCCGGGAGCAATACCGTGAGGGCCGTGTTCCTCATCGATCCCGAGGGTACGGTGCGCCTCGTCCTCTACTATCCCCCGGAGGTGGGAAGGAATATCGATGAGGTCGTGCGGGTCATCAGGGCCTTCCAGCTCTCAGACAAGCTCAAGGTCGCCGTACCCGCCAATTGGCCCAACAATGAGCTCATCGGGGACAAGGTCATCGTGCCTCCACCCACAAGTCAGAAGGAGGCGAAGGATCGCCTCAAGAAGTACGAGGGCTACGACTGGTGGTTCTGCTACAGGGATGCGTGA
- a CDS encoding sensor histidine kinase, whose amino-acid sequence MTGEYILLALHNRNDRAMISSFLRERNYTVREYPEVRDPTDLLIVDGPMLESLQKQIFDWKEDQAPLFFPVLFVTTHPSADVLTRHLWKTVDELIRVPLLPVELHARIEMLLRARRLSLQLRDYARALTRELEVKRFLAAAALGGGFLRIDPLTRRVHILAPEETSALPFETWLEGVHPSFRESLIRELGQEYPAGRPTSILYRSNDLRWYLLQLLPVEDQNGTPSLYGLAVDITRLKQSEAELQERLQERNTLLKEVHHRTKNTLQLIVSLLSLKGADAHCEADRKLLSDIETRVRALALLYNRLYQEELLARVDLSHYLRDVVDTIVQIGHTTPHLIQRHLKLSPLQLPPGKAVPLALILTECLLNSLTHAFGKTEKGHIRVELLEESGRGYFRYEDSGPGVPEGTPRRFGFTIMESLVRSQLKGTIEFSSSPDWGGWKVSIEFPL is encoded by the coding sequence GTGACCGGAGAGTACATCCTCCTCGCCCTCCATAACAGGAACGACCGTGCGATGATCTCTTCCTTTCTCAGGGAGAGGAACTACACGGTACGGGAGTACCCGGAGGTGCGCGACCCCACCGACCTGCTCATCGTGGACGGCCCCATGCTGGAATCCCTTCAGAAGCAAATCTTCGACTGGAAGGAAGATCAGGCCCCGCTCTTCTTCCCGGTGCTCTTCGTCACCACACATCCCTCGGCCGACGTGCTCACGAGACACCTCTGGAAGACCGTCGATGAGCTCATCAGAGTCCCTCTCCTCCCTGTCGAACTCCACGCACGGATCGAGATGCTCCTGCGGGCGAGGAGGCTCTCCCTGCAACTGAGGGACTATGCGCGAGCCCTCACGAGGGAACTGGAGGTGAAGCGATTTCTCGCCGCCGCAGCCCTCGGGGGAGGCTTTCTGAGGATAGACCCCCTCACGCGACGAGTCCACATCCTCGCTCCGGAGGAGACCTCCGCCCTGCCCTTCGAAACCTGGCTGGAAGGGGTTCATCCCTCGTTCCGGGAATCGCTGATACGGGAACTCGGACAGGAGTATCCCGCGGGTAGGCCGACCTCCATCCTCTACCGCTCGAACGACCTCCGCTGGTATCTCCTGCAACTCCTTCCCGTCGAAGATCAGAACGGCACCCCTTCCTTGTACGGGCTCGCCGTGGACATCACTCGACTCAAACAGTCGGAGGCAGAACTCCAGGAACGACTCCAGGAACGGAACACCCTCCTCAAGGAAGTGCATCATCGAACAAAGAATACCCTTCAGCTCATCGTCTCCCTCCTCTCACTCAAGGGGGCCGACGCGCACTGTGAAGCAGATAGAAAACTGCTCTCCGATATAGAGACCAGGGTCCGTGCGCTCGCCCTCCTCTACAACCGTCTCTATCAGGAGGAACTCCTCGCGCGTGTGGATCTCTCCCACTACCTCAGAGACGTGGTCGATACCATCGTCCAGATCGGACACACCACTCCCCATCTCATCCAGCGGCATCTCAAACTCTCCCCTCTCCAACTTCCCCCGGGAAAAGCCGTCCCTCTCGCCCTCATCCTCACCGAATGTCTCCTCAACTCCCTCACACATGCCTTCGGCAAGACGGAAAAGGGACACATCCGGGTGGAACTCCTCGAAGAAAGCGGCCGTGGATACTTCAGGTACGAGGACTCGGGCCCCGGTGTGCCGGAGGGAACGCCTCGGAGGTTCGGGTTCACCATCATGGAGTCCCTCGTCAGGAGTCAGCTCAAGGGCACCATCGAGTTCTCCTCTTCGCCGGACTGGGGAGGATGGAAGGTCTCGATCGAGTTCCCCCTCTGA